The genomic region GCGCCGGCCGACGCGCTCTGGTAGCGCACGCCACCGCCGACCCCGAGGCCCGACAGGATACCCGTGCGCCAGGTCCAGTCGGCCCACATCGACGCCATCTGCCGCGGCAGCGGCACCGACACCGGCCAGTGGTTCAGCGACGCGTCGTTCGCCTGCACGTTCCTGACGTCCTGATACACATACGACGCGACGACCGACAACTCGCGGGTGACCTTGCCGACCGCGCTCAGCTCGATCCCGCGCGAGCGCACCTTGCCGGTCTGCACGGACGTCGTGCCGGTCGGGTCGAGACTCACCGGTGTCGGCGTCGCGACGTTGGTCTGGTCGATCTGGTAGACGGCCGCACTCAACAGCAGGTTCTTGCCGGGCGGCTGCCAGCGCAACCCGGCTTCCGTCTGCTTGCCGCGTGTCGGCTTCGGCAAGCCGCCGCCGACCATCCTCACGCCGATGACGGGATCGAACGACGTCGAATAGCTCACGTACGGCGACAGCCCGGCGTCGCCCTGATAGGTGAGCCCGACGCGCCCGGAGAACGCACTGACGTCCTGCCGCGCCTGCGTGCCGGCCGTCCGGTCGTCGAACCGCGCATTGACGAAATCCTCGCGGCCGCCGAGCGTCAGCGTCCAGCGCCGCCAGCGGATCTGGTCCTGCGCATACACGCCGAACGTGTTCATCGCCGTGTACTGGTCGACGTGGCCGAGCGACGTCGGGCCGGAGAAAATCGCGTCCGTGACGGGCCGGTAGACGGGGTGATACAGGTTGAGCGACGGCGCCAGCGCGAGCCACACGCTGTTGGTCGTCGTCTGCCGGTCATATTGCGCGCCGAGCAGCAGCGTATGTTCGAGCGGCCCCGTGCCGAAGCGCGCCTGCGCGTGGTTGTCGATGTCGAACCGGCTGTAGTTGAGCTGGAACAGCCCCGCATAACGCATCATGTTGGTGCTGCTGCGGGGCACGTAGCCGATACCGAACACCGTCGCGTCGTCGAGCGACAGGTGCGACCAGCGCACGTCCTGGTGCAGCGACCAGATCGCATTCACGCGGTGCTCCAGCGCGTAGCCGAGCGACCACTGCTTCTTCCGGTAGTCGTTGAAGCCGGGGGCGCCCATGTAGATGTCCTGCGACAGCCGGCCATTCGGGTTCGGCAACACGGTGCCCGACGCCGGTAGGAAGTTCGACGAAATATCGCTGCCGTCCTGCAGGAACGTCGCCGATAGCGTCAGCGACGTATCGGCGGTCGGCCGCCATCGGAACGACGGCGCCAGCGCGACGCGCCGGTCGCCGTTCGGGCCGGTGACCGCGTTGCCGTCGCGCGCCACGCCGACGAAGCGGTACGCATAGCGGCCGTCCGGATCGAGCGTATCGCCGACATCGAGCATGAATTGCTTGCGCGCGTCGTTGCCGATCTGCACGCCGGCTTCGCGGACGCGCTCGCCGTCGGCGAGCTTCGTGTGCGCGTCGACGATCGCGCCGGGTTCGCCCGCGCCGTACAGCACCGAGGTCGGCCCGCGCAGCACGGCGATCGAGTCGATCGTGTACGGGTCGACGCGCCAGTTCGCGATCACGGCCGTATTCGGCGCGGCGACGCCGTCGACGTACAGCGTCGGCGTGAAGCCGCGCAGCGCCGCATACCAGTCGGTGCGGCTGTCGGCGCCGAACGTCGCGAATCCCGGCACGTAGCGCAGCGCCTGGTTCAGGTCGGTCGCGCCGGTCATCTCGATCTGCTGCGCGGTCACGAGATTGATCGTTTGCGGGATCTCGGCCACCGGCGTGTCGGTCTTCGTGCCGGCCGTGGTGCGCAGCCCGACGAGCCCGCTCGACGCGCCGTCGGCCTTCCCGGTCACGTCGATCGTCGGCAGCACGGCCGCCGCCGCGCCGGCCAGCGGCGTGACTGCCGCACCCGATGCCTGCGCGTGTGCGCCGCCCGCCGCCGCCACGACCCACGCGCTTCCGGCCGCGATCGCCCTCGCGCGTCGCGCCGCACCCGTCCCCGTTACCATCGTTCCTTGCTCCGTCGTGCTGGTGGCCGATTCGGCCCGATCGCGGCGCGACGCGCCGTCGGCGTCCGCCCTGTGTTGTCTTCTTGGCGATGCAGGTTGCGCGCGAGTCGGCATGCACTGGCCCATGGCGTCGGTCGCGAGCGCAGCGATGATACCGGGCGAATAGGGCGCAGTCTCAAAAAAATGCGTCGTCGGCCGGCGCCGGGCAAGGCGGATGAAAGACGGGGACGCTAGACTGCGTGCGCGACGGGAAGCGGCCGCGGGCTGCACGGCCCGCGCGCATCAACGGGGTTCGTCGTGCCTGGGCGGCCGCGCGCGTCCTGCGTCGCGAGGTTGTCCGCCCCCGGTTCGGCTTCCGTGTTTGCCACGTCATCGTCACGTCACCACCGAGGACCGTATGCGCCGCCTGTCGACTCGCCCCCTGTTCGCCGCGTGGCTCGCGGTGAGCGCACTTTGCTGGGCCATGCCGCCGGCCGGCGCCTGTGAGGTCCCGGCGGCCGTCACGACGATCGATCCGCCCGGCTACTATGACGACGCCGCCGGCTATGCGCGCGCCGTGAAGCCGATGCGCGATTTCATTTCACGGCTCAATGCGTCGGCGGACAAGGGTGACTGGTCATGCGCGGTGAGCCTGCTGGAAAGCTGGGCGCGGGCCGACGCGCTGATGGGCCGGATCACCGGTTACCAGGGCGACTACGAGCGCTCCTGGGCCGGCACCGACTTCGCGATGGTGATCCTGCGCATGCCGCGCGACGTGCGCGACGCGAACCGCGCCCGGTTCGACGCGATCGATCCGTGGCTCGAACGTATCGCGACCGCCACCCGCGATGCGCAAGCGATCAACCACCTGCACAACAACCTCGTGTACTGGGCCGGACTCGACCTGATCGCCATCGGCACTGTGACCGGCAACGCGAGCCTCGTCGATTCGGGGCTGCTGCGGGTACGCGAAGGCATCCGCGACATCGGCCCCGACGGTTCGCTGGCACGGGAAGTCAAACGCGGCAACCGCGCGCTGCACTATCACACGTTCGCGCTGCTCCCGCTCGTGTTCGCGGCGGAACTCGTGCAGCGGCGCCATATCGATCTCTATCGGGAAAACGACGGCGCGATCGGCCGCCTGGCGAACCTGGTCATCAACGCGGTCGACGATCCCGCCAGCTTCACGGCCATCACGCCGGTCAGGCAGGACCTGTTTCCGTGGACGTTCCGCGATGAACTGAGCTGGGTCGAGCCGTACTACGCGCGCTTTCACGACGCGCGGCTGCCGGCGATCATCGCACCGCGCCGCCCGTTCACCGAATGGCGGCTCGGCGGGAATGTGACGGCAGTCTGGGGCGTGTCGCTGCCGTAGCGGGAGCGGCCTGCCGCGTGAACCGCTAGGCGCGCCCGCGCCGCATCCTGAGCGTCGCCGACGGCGACTCGCCGAACGCCCGCTTGTACTCGATCGCGAACCGCCCGAGGTGCGCGAAACCCCATTTCAGCGCGATGTCCGTCACCGACGCGAGCCCCGGCGACGCGTCGGCCAGCAATTCCTCGCGCACATGTTGCAGCCGCAACTGCCGCACGAAGCCCATCGGCGTGGTGCCGTGGCGATGACGAAAGCCGGCGAACAGCGTGCTCGGGCTGACGCCGGCGAGTTCGGCGAGCCGTTCGATCGTCAGCGGCTCGTCGAGATGCGCGCGGATGTAGTCCTCGACGCGCCGCACATAGAACGGCGCAATCGCCACCGGCAGGTGCCGCGTGCCGTTGCGTGCGCTGTTCGGGTGGCCGTGCAGCAGCAGGTTGAGCAGCGTCGATTCGAGCTGCTCGAACGCGAGCGGATGACGCAGCGGATGCGCGTCCGTCGCGATCGCGCCGGCGAGGATCGGCAGCATCTGCATCAGACACGCGCCCTGCGCCGACGACAGGCTGAATGCCGGCTCGAATTCGACCGGCGCGCGCCGGTCGTCGCCGAAATGCCGCTGCGCGTGGCGCTCCATCACTTCGCGCTCGATACGCAGGATGACTTGCGGACATGCGTCGCCCCAGCGCATCTTCAGCGGCAGCGTCGGCGAGATCAACGACGCGGTGCCCGGCGACGACACGAAACGCGCCGAGCCGCACTCGATCTCCGCGTCGCCGCGCAACGGGATCTGCAACAGGAAGAAGTGCTCGAGCGGCCCGGGCTCGATGCTGACGCCGCCGCCATAATCGAGCAGGTTCAACGACAGGTTGCCCCAGCGCGCGTGATGCATGCAGCTGTGCAGCGCGCGCGATTCGCCGGTCGGCGTGAGCCGGTGCGGCTTGAAGACGTCGGCCACGCGTGCGCGCACCTCGTCGACGTCGTTCGACTGCAGCAGCAGGTTGTCGTGATTGAAACAGGCCGTATCCGGCAACCAGCCTGTTCCGGAAAATTGCGCCATCGCTGTTCTCCCGTCATGCTCCATTGCACTCGCGCCGTGCATGCATTCCCGATGTGGGGGCATCCGCCGCACGATCCGGATAGCGCCCGGAGTATCCGGACAGTCCGGCCGCCCAAGCGCGCAAGTCCTGCATACATGACGCAAGAAGCGGGCCGTTCGCGCATCGTAGAAAACTGTGCGGGGCTTCCGCATCCGCACATACCCGCAGTCAGCCGCGCGCCCGCCCATGCGCGGCGGCCGGTGCAACAGGTTTCCGGAATTCGCGGATATCGGCCGAAGAAAGCGGATAGAAGTGCCCATTTCGTCCGCCAATACTGGGTCCGTCGCAGCAAAAAACTGGAATGGAGGGACATATGCAAGGACGTCACATCGAGATTCCGTCGCCGGACGGCGGCACGTTTCGCGCCTACCTGAGCACGCCGGCCGGCGGCAAGGGACCGGGCATCGTGCTGTGCCACGAGATCTTCGGCGCGAACGCGACGATGCGGGAAGCAGCCGACTACTACGCGGAGGAAGGCTATACGGTGCTCGTGCCCGACCTGTTCTGGCGCCAGGCGCCGGGGATCGAACTCGGCTATGCGGGAGCGGATGCCGAACGCGCAATGGCCCTTTACCGCGAATACGACGAGAACAAGGGTGTCGAGGATGTTGGCGCCACGCTGGCCGTGCTCAGGCAGCTTCCCGAATGCACGGGCGGAACCGGCGTGCTCGGCTACTGTCTCGGCGGCAAGCTCGCGTATCTCGCCGCGTGCCGGCTGCCGGACGTGGCCGCGGCGGTCAGCTACTACGGCGTCGGCATCGAGCACGCGCTCGACGAGGCGTCGCACCTGCACGGCCGGCTCGTGCTGCAGATCGCGGGGCAGGACCGCTTCTGCCCGCCCGACGCGCAGCAGCGCATTGCTGGAGCGCTGGCCGGGCGCGACGGCGTCGAAGTGTACGTGTATCCCGGGGTCGATCACGCGTTCGCACGCGCCGGCGGCGATCATTTCGACAAGGCCGCCGCGAGCATGGCCCATCAGCGCGCGATCGCCGCGTTCCGTGCCGCGCTCGGCCCGCACTACGATCTGTCCACACTGTGGGAAGCGCATCTCCAACATGAATTCGACACGCGCAACGTCGATGCCACGATGGCGACGATGGTTGCCGAACCGTACGTCAACCATATTCCGACGCTGACGGGCGGCGTCGGCTACGACGAGCTCAAGCGCTTCTACACGCATCACTTCGTGCATGCGAATCCGCCGGACACGACGATCACGCCGATCTCGCGCACGGTCGGCGCGAGCCAGATCGTCGACGAGCTGCTGTTCTGCTTCACGCACACCACCGAGATCGACTGGATGCTGCCGGGCGTCGCGCCGACCGGCAAGCGCGTCGAGATTCCGCTCGTCGCGATCGTCAAGTTTCGCGGCGACAAGCTCTATCACGAGCACATCTACTGGGACCAGGCGAGCGTGCTCGTGCAGGTCGGCCTGCTCGATCCGGCCGGCCTGCCGGTCGCGGGCGTTGAAACGGCCCGCAAGCTGCTCGACGAAACCGTGCCGTCGAACGGGCTGATGCGCCGCTGGCAGGACAGCGAGCCGTCGTCGGGCACGCATTGACACAACACCTTCCCCCACACAACGATTTCCGGAGACACCCCATGACTGCCCTTGCTGGCAAAGTCGCGATCGTCACCGGCGGCGCCACGCTGATCGGCGCCGCGGTCGCGCAGGACCTGAGCCGCGCCGGTGCGTGCGTCGCGATCCTCGATCTCGATGCGGAGAACGGCGCGCGCGTGGCCGACTCGCTCGGCGAACGGGCGATGTTCGTCGCGCTCGACATCACCGACGATCGCGCGATCGAGCATGCGGTCGCGGCCATCGTCGAGCGGTTCGGCGCGATCGACGTGCTCGTCAACCTCGCGTGCAGCTACGTCGACAACGGCATCCAGGCGACCCGCAACGACTGGCTCGCCGCGATGGACGTCAACGTCGTGTCGGCGGCGATGCTCGCCAAGGCCGTGCATCCGCAGATGGTCCGGCGCGGCGGCGGCGCGATCGTGAACTTCAGCTCGATCTCGGCCCAGTGCGCGCAAACCGGCCGCTGGCTGTACCCGACATCGAAGGCGGCGATCCGCCAGCTCACGCGCAGCATGGCGATGGATCTCGCGCCCGACCGCATTCGCGTCAACTCGGTGTCGCCGGGCTGGACGTGGTCGCGCGTGATGGACGAGCTGACGCACGGCGACCGCGCGAAGACCGATCGCGTCGCCGCGCCGTTCCACCTGCTCGGCCGGGTCGGCGATCCGTCCGAGGTCGCGCAGGTCGTGACGTTCCTGTGCAGCGACGCGGCGAGCTTCGTGACCGGCGCCGACTACGCGGTGGATGGCGGCTATGCCGCGATGGGCCCTGAACAGGCGGTGCCAGCCATTCCGCGTCTCGCGGAGTGACGGTTCCTCAGCACCGCTTCCCGCCATCGTTTTGATCCCGGCCGGCATTCGGCCAACCAAGGACAACCTCATGAGACGCATCGCCATCGTCGGCGCCGGCCAGTCCGGCCTGCAACTCGCCTTCGCCCTGCTCGACCAGGGCTACCACGTCACGCTCGCGACCAACCGCGACGCCGAACAGATTCGCACCGGCAAGGTCATGTCGAGCCAGTGCATGTTCCACACGTCATTGCAGATCGAGCGCGATCTCGGCCTGAACACGTGGGAGGAAGCGTGCCCGTCCGTCGAAGGGATCGGCATCGCGGTGCCGCATCCGGACGGCAACGGCCGCAAGGTGATCGACTGGTCGTCCCGGCTGACGCGCTACGCGCAGTCGGTCGACCAGCGCGTGAAGATGGCCGACTGGCTCGACCGCGTGAAGCGCCGGGGCGCGGACGTGCGCATTGCCGACATCGGCGTGCCCGAACTCGAGGAGCTCGCACGCAGCCACGACCTCGTGCTGCTCGCGGCCGGCAAGGGCGAGATCGTCAACCTGCTCGGCCGCGACGACACGCGCAGCGCGTTCGACCGCCCGCAACGCGCGCTGGCCCTCACCTACGTGAAAGGGATGACGCCGAGCCAGCCGTATTCGCGCGTGCGCTTCAACCTGCTGCCGGGCATCGGCGAGTACTTCGTGTTTCCCGCGCTGACCACGACGGGCCCGTGCGAAATCATGGTGTTCGAAGGCATTCCGGGCGGCCCGCTCGACTGCTGGGCCGACGTGAAGACGCCCGACCAGCATCTGGACCGGAGCCTGTCGTTCCTGCAGCAGTACGTACCGTGGGAATTCGAGCGCTGCCGCGACGTCGAGCTCACCGATCCGAACGGCACGCTCGCCGGACGCTTCACGCCGACGGTGCGCAAGCCGTTCTTCCGGTTGCCGTCGGGCCGCACGGTGTTCGGGATGGCCGACGCGGTGGTCGTCAACGATCCGATCACCGGCCAGGGATCGAACAACGCCGCGAAATGCGCGAACGCGTATTTCGACGCGATCGTCGCACGCGATGCCGCGCCGTTCGGCGAAGACTGGATGCAGCAGACCTTCGAAGGGTACTGGGCGTATGCGCAGCACGTCGTGCGCTGGACCAACTCGCTGCTCACGCCACCGCCGCCGCACATCCTCGAACTGCTCGGCGCGGCCGGCCGGTTGCCGTCGCTCGCCGCGGCGATCGTCGACGGCTTCGACGATCCGCGCCGGTTCTCGCCGTGGTGGTTCGAGCCGTCGGCCTGCGCGGCGATGATCCGCGAACACAGCGTACGCACGGAGTGACCGACATGGAAACGACCACTACCGATCGCCCGGCCCTCGACCCGCTGCAGTTGCGCACCGCGTTCGGGCAATTCCCGACCGGCGTGACCGTGATCACCACGTGCGCGGCCGACGGACGCAAGGTGGGCCTCACCGCCAATTCGTTCTCGTCGCTGTCGCTCGATCCGCCGCTCGTGCTGTGGAGCCTGCGCAAGGTCGCGCCGAGCCGCCCGGATTTCGTCGCGGCCACCCATTTCGCGATCAACATCCTCGCGCACGACCAGATCGAGCTGTCGCGCCGCTTCGCGACGCCCAGCGCCGACAAGTTCGACGGCGTGCTTCACGTCGATTCGGAAACCGGCGGCGTGCCCTGCCTCGACGGCGCGAGCGCGCGCTTCGTGTGCCGCAACGTCGGCCATTACGAAGGCGGCGATCACCTGCTCTTCATCGGCCAGATCGAACAGTTCGACACGTTCGGCCGTGCGCCGCTGGTGTTCCATGCGGGCCAGTATCGCGCGATCGCCGATCATCCCGATCTTTTTCGCGCCATTTGATTAGTTATACAAATAAATATTCCAGGAGGTGGTGAACATGAAACTCGGCTCTCGCATGCTCGTCGTCGCAGGCCTCACGATCGCCGGCATGGCCGCCAGCGCGCCGGCCGGCGCAGCCGACCTGCCGGCGGTCAACCTCGGCATGACCAGCTTCCTCGACGGGATGCCGCCGGCCGGCGCCGGCTGGTACGGCACGCAGTACCTGCAGTACTACACGGCCGGCCGCGTCAACGACAATGCGGGCAACAAGGTCGGGTTGCCGAAGCAGGACATCGACCTGTTCGCGGGGCTGAGCCAGCTCGTCTATCAGTCGCCGCTGACGTTCGCGGGCATGCATCCCGGCCTCGACGTGATCCTGCCGTGGATCGCGTCCGCGCGAACCGACGACGGCATCGGCAACGTCGCGCTGAATGCGCGCGCCGGCTTCGGCGACCTGCTGATCGGCCCGTTCATCCAGTTCGACCCGGTGATGGGCGCGCAAGGCCCGCGCTTCGCGCAGCGCGTGGAGTTCCAGTTCATCGCGCCGACCGGCGCGTACGATCCTTCGCGGGCGATCAATCCCGGCAGCCATGTCTGGTCGTTCGATCCGTACTGGGCAGCGACGCTGTGGCTCACGCCCAAGTGGACCGTGTCGTGGCGGCTGCATTATCTGTGGAACGCGACCAACCATCAGCCGGCCACGTCGCTCGGCCCGGACGTGACGTCGACGCAGGCCGGCCAGGCGATCCACGCGAACTTCGCGACCGAATACGAAGTGCGCCCCGGCCTGCGGCTGGGACTCAACGGCTACTGGCTGCGCCAGACCACCGACATGAAGACAAACGGGCAGGACGTGCCGGGCACGCGGGAGGCCGTGTTCGCGATCGGCCCGGGGGCCATGTATAGCTTCTCGCCGCAGGATCATCTGATGTTCAACGCGTACTTCGAAACCTATGCGCGCAACCGGCCGCAGGGCACGCGGATGGTGCTGCGGTATGTGCATCACTTTCAGTGACGGCCGCGAACGGCGACGACGTGCCCCCTCCATCGCTCACGCGCCGTGAACGTCCTCGTCGATCCGCAGCAGCCGGCCGGCGTTCGCAATCACGACGAACGTGCCAACGTTGTGCAGGATCGCCGCCCACACCGCGCCGAGCATGCCGGTCGCGGCGAGCGCGATCACCGCGAGCGTCCACGCGAGGCCGATCGCCGCATTGGTCGTCGCCGTGCGACGGCATTGTCGGCCAAGGCGGATGCAGGTCGGAATCCGCTTCAGGTCGTCGCCCAGCAGCACGACATCGGCCGATGCGATCGCGATGTCGACGCCACGCTCGCCCATCGCGATGCTCGTCGAGCCGGCCTTGATCGCCAGCACGTCGTTCAGCCCGTCGCCGACGACGAGCGGATGCAGGCCCGCACCGATCTCGCGCATCACATAGTCGAGCTTGTCGTGCGGCAGCGCCTGCGCGACCACCGTCTCGATGCCGGTCTCGGCCGCGACCTTGCTCGCGACGCGCTCGCGGTCACCCGTCAGCAGCGTCTGCCGCGCAAGGCCCAGCGTCCGCAGTTCGGCGAGCGCATCGCGCGCATCGGGCCGCAAGGTGTCCGCGAAACCGAACCACGCGAGCAGCCGCCCGTCGAGCACGAGGCCGACGAGCGGCCCGTCGAATCCTTCCGGCGGTGACGGCAAGTCACCGGCATGGTCGGCGAGCAGCGTGGGCCGGCCGAGTACCGCCGTGCCGTCCGGCGTGTCGGCGACGACCCCGAGCCCGCGCAATTCCCGCGTGCGCTCGAACGGCGCAACGGCAGCGCCGGTCAGGCCTGACGCGGCGGCATCGCGAACGAGCGCGCGGCTCGCCGGATGCGCGCTGCTTTCGCCGAGCCGCGCGGCCAGCGCACGCGCCTGCGCGCCGTCAACGCCCGGCTGCAGCCACACCTGCCGCACGTGCAATTCCCCGCGGGTGAGCGTGCCCGTCTTGTCGATCACGAGCGAATCGACTTCGGCGATCTTGTCGAGGAACGCGGCATTGCGAAACAGGATGCCGTGCCGCGCGCCGACCGCGATCCCGGCAATGGCCGTGGACGGCGCGGCGAGCACCAGCGCGCACGGGCACGCGGCCACGATCACCGCGAGCATCGCCGATGCATTCGAGGACGTGAACCAGACGATCGCCGCGATCAGCAGCACGAGCGCGAGATATGCGCCCATGTGCCGCTCGAGCACTTGCGTGACGGGCGGTTTCGCCTGTTCCGCGTGCTGCATCAGCGCGATGATCTTGCCGAGCGTCGAATCCTTGCCCGTGTGCGTGACGTCGATGCGCAGCACGCCGTCGAGGTTCAGCGCGCCGCCATACACGGCGCTGCCTGCGTCGACGTCGTGCGGCACGGATTCGCCGGTGATCGGCCCATTGTCGACGCTCGACGTGCCCGCGACGACGACGCCGTCGACCGGAATGCGCGCGCCGGCCACCACTTCGATGCGGTCGCCCGCACGCAGCGCGTCGTACGCGACTTCGACGACACTGCCGTCGGTGCCGATACGGCGCACGCGGCCGGCCGTCAGCCGGCCGAGCGCGCGGATCGCCTCCTGCGAACCGAGCACGCTGCGCTCTTCCAGTGCATGGCCGAAGGTCATCACGATCGGCAGCAACGCGGCTGTCGTCATGTCGCCGATCGCCCACGCGGCCAGCATCGCGAGCGCGATCAGGCGATCGGTCACGCCGTGCAGGCTCGGCGCGCGCAGGCTGTGCCACGCGCTCGCGAACACCGGCCCCGCGACGATCAGCGACGCGAGCGCGGCGAGCAGTTGCGCGAGCGTGTCGCCGCCGGCCGACAGCACGCGCCATGCGAACGACAGCACGAGCAGGCCGCCCCCGAGCAGCGCCAGCGCGATCTGCCGCGTGATCGTGCGGCGTTCGTCGGAGGACAGCGCGTAGGCGGTCGTGCCGGCAGGCGCGGCGTCCGGCTGCGTGGCCGGTTCGGCGAGCGAATTCATCGGGCGGTTCCGGGCAGGATCAGGTTGGAAGTATCGTGCGGATCGATCGTCGTCACGCGTCCGGCTTTCGACAGCACATGCTGCATGCGATCGCGATACAGCCGCGCCAGCAGCCCCGGATCGCCGTTCTCGCGAAGCGTCGCGTCGAGTTGCCGGATGTCCAGCGTGTCGGTCTGCGCGGTCGCGACGCGTTCGGCCGCGTGGGCCTGCGCGTCCTGCACGATCCGGTCGGCATCCTGCTGCGCATCCTGGCGCCGCTGTTCGGCGGCGGTGCGGGCTTCGGCGATGGTCCGTTCAGCGACCTGCAGCGACGTCAGCACCGCGTTGAACGCATCGGCGGCCGCTCCGGGAAACGCGGGCTGCACGTCGACGCGCGCGATTTCGACGCCGAGCCCCGCGTGCGCCGCGTCGAGTGCGCGCAGGTGCCGCGCGATCGTATCGGCGAGATCGCCGCGCAACCGTTCGCGACGCGCGGCCATCTGCCGGTCAGCGGCCAGTTGCTCGGGCCGCGCGACCAGGATCGCGTCGAGATCGCGGGTCGCCGCAACTTCGACGGCCGACGCGGACACGATCCGCTCGAGCGCCGCGTCGAGGCGAGCCTGCTGCAGCACGTACGCGTACGGATCGCTGACCCGGTAATAAAGCACCGCGCTCAACGCGACCGCGCCGCCGTCGCCCGTCAGCACGTAGCCCGAACCGGCGAGCGCGTCGGGCAACCGCGCGACGCCCTTCGCGGACGGCGCGAGCGCCCGCGGATCGCGGTCGAGCGAGCGGATCCGCTGCTCGAGCACGCGCGCGGCGCCCGGCACGAGCAGGACCGATTCGAACGGCTGCGGCCACGCGATCACGAGCCCGGCGTCCTGGGTACGCACGAGCGCGCCGAACCGCATCACGACCGCGCGGCTGTCCGCCGGAATCCGCCGGATGTTCGAGCCGGCCCACGCGCAGGCGGCGAGCACCGCGAGCGCGGCGACGAACCAGAACGACAGACGCACGGCCTGCGCGCCCGGCCCGAGCGGCGGTGCGGACGGCTCGCTCATCGCGCGGCCTTGTGTGCCTTGGGCGCCGGCGCGGCCTGCGCCGACGCGTCGCCCGGGCCCTGCACGAGCACGCGGAACGGCGCGGCGTCGGTACGCAGGATCAGGTTCGTATTGGTGCCGACCACCGTGTTCAGCGTGTCGAGCGAACGCAGCATCGTGTACAGGTGCGGGTTGCCCGCATAGCTCTTGCCGTAGATGTCGGCCGCGTCCTTGCGCGATTGCGCTTCGATGCCGGCCGCTTTCACGTTCGCATCGGCCAGTGCGATGCGCGCGTCGCGCTCGGCATCGGAACGGATCTGCGCGGCCTCGCGATTGCCCTCCGCGGTACGCTGCGCGGCCACCGTCTCGCGTTCCGCGCTCATCCGGTCGACGGTCGCGGCGAGCGTGACGGCCGGCAGCGTGAGCCGTTCGAGCCCGACCTGGGCGACGCGCACGCCATAAGCCGAATAGAGCTGCGCATCGATCTGCCGGCGCAGCGCATCTTCGAACTCGCCGATCTTCACCTGGGCCGGATCGGTGTTCACGAGCGACGCGAGATCGTATCCGGCGGACGTCGTCTGCAGCGCGGAGCCGACGAGCGAGCGGATCTGCCGCGCCGCTTCGTCCGGCTCGTTGCCGACCGCGCGCATGAAGCGCCCGATGTCGCGCGCATCGGCCGGCACGCGCCACGCGACGTAGGCCTCGACGATGATGCGCAGCCCGTCGCGGGTACCGACGTCCTGCAGGCCGCTCGACGTGGTGTGCAGGCGCAGGTCGACGGGCGTCACCGCGTCGATCGGCGCGGGCAGGCGCCACGCGAGCCCGGGTTCGAGCAGCACGCGCACCGGCCGGCCGAAGCGCGTGATCACCGACGCCTCGCCGGCACGCACCTGCACGAAGCTCGCCACCGCGAGCGCGACGAGCACGCACAGCACCGCGACGGCCACGCGCAGGCGAAACGCGCCGGGCGGCTGCGGCGCACCGTGGTGCGCGTGATGAGGATGGCCGTGGTGCGCATGATCATGCGCGT from Burkholderia sp. HI2500 harbors:
- the hflC gene encoding protease modulator HflC, with protein sequence MSLFHSHAHDHAHHGHPHHAHHGAPQPPGAFRLRVAVAVLCVLVALAVASFVQVRAGEASVITRFGRPVRVLLEPGLAWRLPAPIDAVTPVDLRLHTTSSGLQDVGTRDGLRIIVEAYVAWRVPADARDIGRFMRAVGNEPDEAARQIRSLVGSALQTTSAGYDLASLVNTDPAQVKIGEFEDALRRQIDAQLYSAYGVRVAQVGLERLTLPAVTLAATVDRMSAERETVAAQRTAEGNREAAQIRSDAERDARIALADANVKAAGIEAQSRKDAADIYGKSYAGNPHLYTMLRSLDTLNTVVGTNTNLILRTDAAPFRVLVQGPGDASAQAAPAPKAHKAAR